From the Streptomyces nodosus genome, the window GCCGGCGCGCGGGAGGCCGGATTCCTGACGCCTCGTCACACCCGTTGCTGAGCAGATGCCTTGCCTGAGGTCGACTCAGATCCGGTCGGTCACTTCCGGTCGGTCACTTCCGGTCGGCCGGCCTCTTCGGGGTGCGGTCCTGGGGGGCGAAGAACCGCGACAGATCCGGGTCGTACGCCTCCTCGGCCCCCTCGGGGTCCGGCGGTGTGCCCATCTCCTCGTCGAGGCCGTACCGTTCGAACAGCTCCTCCCGCAGCACGGGCAGCGACATCGGGGCGCCCGGGACCAGTGCGGCGTAGACCGCGCCCATCAACAGGGCCCGCAGCATCGGGTAGTCGGTGTCGATGTCCTTCGAACCGCGCCGCGCGACCGTGTCCCGCAGCAGTTCGGCCAGCCGCTGCTGTTCGGGGCACTGCACGAACCCCTCCGCCTGGAGGATCCCCGCCATGTGCTCGCGCATGAGCACCCGGTGGTGGACGGTCAGCCCCAGGACGGCGTCGATCGCCCGGGCCAGCCGCTCCCGGCCGTCCTCGGTGTGCGGCTCCCGCTCCAGCGCCTCCTCCAGAGTGCGGTGCATCAGCCGGTGCACGGCCGACTG encodes:
- a CDS encoding TetR/AcrR family transcriptional regulator; this translates as MTPRSASVNEELRRRSRERLLQAALELVGERGYDATTLGDIADRAGSARGLVSYYFPGKRQLLQSAVHRLMHRTLEEALEREPHTEDGRERLARAIDAVLGLTVHHRVLMREHMAGILQAEGFVQCPEQQRLAELLRDTVARRGSKDIDTDYPMLRALLMGAVYAALVPGAPMSLPVLREELFERYGLDEEMGTPPDPEGAEEAYDPDLSRFFAPQDRTPKRPADRK